In the genome of Desmonostoc muscorum LEGE 12446, the window CTTTACTATTAGTATTTCTTTTAATTGAACGAGTAAGTTCTAAACCACTCATGTCGGGTAATAGTAAATCAACTAACACAACATCAGGATTTACTTGTTCAATTAACTGAAAACCTATCTTTCCACTGGAAGCTGACCCTGTAACTTCTATATCTGGAGATTTTTCAATAGCCCCCTTGATGCCTAAGAGCGTGAATGTTTCTGGTTCAACAATTACTATTCTCAGCATGATGTTGATAATGTTCTAATAATAAATGGCTATTTATTCGGGTATTTATTATTGGTGTCTAGCGGACACGTAATAGACACTTGGTGTCTGGGCGGTGTCTGGTGTTGTGTCTGCTAGTGTCTATACTGTATAAGGCTTTCAAGCTTTGGTGTCTGTGGTGTCTGGTGTCCTGTGTCCGCTAAAAAAGGGTATTTTAGGGGCGAGACACCAGACACAGAGAGCAGTCAAATTTGATTGAGCTTGATAACACCCTCGTCTATCCAGTCGGCTAAGGATGCGCCAACAATTTCATACATCCAGCCCTTGATTTGCTCAACAGTAAATCTCTCACCGTTAACTTTAAAATTACCTTTGAACTCTCTTACATCAGCTTCTATTCGCTCAGTACGGGTGAGATATTCATACAATTTCTGCGCCATCGGTGATAGTTTAGTTTTTTCATCTGGGGTATCACCAGCCTTGCCACCGAGATTAAATTCCAGTTCATAAATGCGTTCTAAAGTGGCTTTATCAATGGGCGGATTTGAGTGATTTTCTGGTGTTACTGTGTCACTAAAATCAGATATTTTGGCTGTCAAACTTGGCAGATAAACATCAAGCCATTCGTTAGAACTATCGAGTTTTACCTTTGCTTTACCAGTAGATTTTGGTTGCAGTGTAACTGGATCTACTTCAGCTAAACATTCAACTTGAAGCATTTTAGAAACGAGATTGTGTAAACCTTTAATCCCGAATAAACAGGTCTGTGTATTGTTGTGAGCTACCACAGTTAAAGGCATCTCTTGTTTGCGGCTTTTAGTAAGTGCCAGCTTGCCGAATTTCTCTAATAATTCCGCATCTTTAATAAAGTCCCCGTATGTGGTTGCTTCCTCACAAATGAGGGCGGTGGCTTTACCTTCTGCCCAAAGTTTCTGCCGCCATTGCTCCTCACTCATTGAGGAATCATTGAAAGTTTTTAATCTTGATTCCAGTTCTTTAACGTAATTGCGGATCTGCTGTTCAATCTCGTCCCAAGAGTGGTAACTTTCAACGCCTCGCCATTCTGCACGGTTGCTGTCAGGGTCAAGCACGATAACTCGATAGCCTGCCTGTTTTTTCTGTTTAACAACGTAACGAGCAAGCCAAGATTTACCGCCGCCTTGGTTGCCCCAAATCAGGGCAGTTTGTTTGACTAAGTTTTGTACCCAACTGTCCTTTGATGCAATCGCCTGGGTAGAGTCAGCGCCTGTCACCTTGTCTGATGGGTTAGTGATATCTTCAATCGACTGCCCCGGCAATGCACCGGCTGGTTGTCCCGTTGCCTGTTGTAGAGAAGCCCGTGCCTCAGCCTCAGCCCTTAACCTTACTTGCTCGGTAAAGATGGCTAACTCTTGCGGTGTCATGTTTGATAACTGGGCTGCCCTTGCCCGTCGATTTTCTGACCACTGGTGAAATTCGTAGTCTAACTGCGCGGTGTAGCTTTCTTTGTGGAGTCTCAAGCCCTCACGAAGTTTGCTAATTAACCAGTTGGCTTTTAGCTCATTCCTTACTTCGGGTAGTAGCTGCATTAATCGCCATTCTCTAGCTTTGGACAATGCGAAAGCTCCACCAGTAGTCAAGACTGCGGCTAGACCCCAAAGCGGTTTATTCGGGTTGCTGGGTGGAATAATCCTTAATCTGGTTGCTTTGGTTGGCAGAAAATTATCACGTTGAAATTCAGGGTTAGCTGGTGCGTAAACTTCGGCATAAAACTCAGACTCCGGCATTATGTAGCGTTTAGAGGGTGTGCAGTATCTAGCACGGTTATCTGGTGAGGTCAGTGTTTCGGGGATGAAGCAATATTCCACCAAACTGATTTGAGTTCCTGTAAATGACTTTGCCCCACAGATTAAGCCGATGGTTGCCAGCACACCCACAGTAATATTGTTGGCTGTCCCTGAACTTCTGTATAACTCGAACTGCTTAAGTTTCATTGGTTTGCCCCCTTTAGCACTGCTGCCAATAGCAACAACCCCACTGCACCTAACCCCATCAACAGCCAGGGAGTTTCAGTTTGGGGAGTTGGTTTAACTTCGTAGCTCCTTACCTCCTCATAGAAGCGTGTCTTACCTGTCTTAGTCGCTTCCCTCACAACCCGATACTCGTCAAAAGCTATCCACAGCGAAGCCCCTACACTTGCAGTCTGAACAGTCGCCACTATGAAGTCTTTGCCAATATGGATTTGTCCGTCGTACTGAATTTTGGTCAGGGTGTTGGCGAAGAATAAACCCAGTACAATGCTGCCCAGTGTCCCAGATGCGATCGCCCCAATGGATAAACTCGTTAGCAGGCTGACTCCAGTGTTAGCGGTAAATACGCCCAAGAATGTGGCTAGAGCTTTGTTTAAGAGTTGTTTGTTATTGAAGACATCCCTTATAGATTGCTCTAGGCGATCGCCGTCCTCATCCTCTGGAGTGGTTTGAGTTTTTTGTGGTTCACCCCAAACGACAGAGGAAGATTGAACACTTTCGGGGTGGAATTGAGAGATTAAGAAATCAAGATTATTCATTTTGCTTTTGTGTCAGTATTCATGCGTGAAAGCCAGAGAAAGAAGAACTCTGGCTTTTTACTTATGGTTAAATACCCATAAAGTTGCGGAACCACTGCCCCACACGACTAATCCCACCAGTCCGGCTGTAGTTCGGCTTGGGTATGCGATCTGTCTTCGCTTCACTACCGTTTGTCCACAGTGCGTTAGTTACCGCAGTTTCATAGGCGCGATCTGCTGTATCCTGTGCTTCTGGAACTTTGTTAGACGCTTTGATTAAATCCGCCTCATACTTAGCCAGTGCCATTAGGTCTGCGGTGGCCCCTGCTATCTGAATCAAGGATGAGCGTTGAGCGTGTCGGGTTGCTTCTGCTGTGGTGGCGTTGACGTGTTCCGCCTGCATTTCGGTCATTTCGTTTTTAAAACGCTGCTCTCCTGTTTTACTGGTGTTGATAGCTTTCAGGGTTTGCGTTCCGTGCTTCTGGGTCAGTTGCACAAGTTCGGCATAAGCTTGGTTTACGTCCCCTGTGGTTTCAATGATTTTCCGATATGCCTCCAAAGCTTTAGGCAGATTAGCCTTAGCTGTGTCAGACAGTCGCGCCATGTCTGCAATTTTGGTGATTACCGTTTGGTCGCCCTGCAAGGCTTTGTTGAAGTCCTCCGCCGACACGTCAAACAGTTTGCCCATTGCTCCCAAAGTACCAGGGGCATTACTGGAGATATGGTTTTTCAGCTTGGCAGTTCCATAGTTACGCGCCATATTTTACTCCTATTGCTGGTACTTGAGTTGATTAACTAGTGCCTCTGCCAACCCCAATAGGTCGCCTAACGTTACTCGTTTGTAAAGACCTTGAACAATTGGAGAGACTGTTGAAACAGCCGACGCTGATACTGTGCTGCCAATAACGTTGATTTCGGCTCCCAGTAAGGTTTGGGCGATGTTTTGCAGGAGAAAGAGCT includes:
- a CDS encoding ATP-binding protein yields the protein MKLKQFELYRSSGTANNITVGVLATIGLICGAKSFTGTQISLVEYCFIPETLTSPDNRARYCTPSKRYIMPESEFYAEVYAPANPEFQRDNFLPTKATRLRIIPPSNPNKPLWGLAAVLTTGGAFALSKAREWRLMQLLPEVRNELKANWLISKLREGLRLHKESYTAQLDYEFHQWSENRRARAAQLSNMTPQELAIFTEQVRLRAEAEARASLQQATGQPAGALPGQSIEDITNPSDKVTGADSTQAIASKDSWVQNLVKQTALIWGNQGGGKSWLARYVVKQKKQAGYRVIVLDPDSNRAEWRGVESYHSWDEIEQQIRNYVKELESRLKTFNDSSMSEEQWRQKLWAEGKATALICEEATTYGDFIKDAELLEKFGKLALTKSRKQEMPLTVVAHNNTQTCLFGIKGLHNLVSKMLQVECLAEVDPVTLQPKSTGKAKVKLDSSNEWLDVYLPSLTAKISDFSDTVTPENHSNPPIDKATLERIYELEFNLGGKAGDTPDEKTKLSPMAQKLYEYLTRTERIEADVREFKGNFKVNGERFTVEQIKGWMYEIVGASLADWIDEGVIKLNQI